A genomic segment from Bradyrhizobium sp. ISRA430 encodes:
- a CDS encoding MDR family MFS transporter: MNKFERQSSQPADTQALPDDIAEELSRLPSEVISVSNSPSIAPPASLSTDEVRTIVISLMLTMFLAALDQTIVATALPTIGRQFHDVSNLSWVITAYLLASTAVAPVFGTLSDIYGRRAMIITSLSLFVAGSILCAIAPNMPMLILARGLQGLGGGGIMPVVQTVISDVVSPRERGQYQAYFSSVWMVGGILGPVIGGVFAEHLHWSMIFWINLPLAAAALALLLPKMNKIPVFHRKREVDWLGGVLLMASAVVFMLVLTWGGTRYPWLSPTVLAMVGAAVALAFTFVWHARRADEPFLLLPLLGGTVAPYALTAGGCALGAITGLTVQLPLYYESVYRLSASEAGLALIPLAAVSTCGAAIAGRTMARAKHYKRVAVVGTSWAALCGLGLTFLTLPLWGLLLLMAAFALGLGTTFPVCVVSLQNSVARAQVGTITGAMNFFRSLMSSFAVAAFAAILLISLGADIPLAGEHHGAINAIPSADMMVAFRYVFGAAAAMMATAALCLILMEERPLAGPASAQPVEMAE; encoded by the coding sequence ATGAACAAGTTCGAACGGCAGAGCAGCCAACCTGCCGATACCCAGGCATTGCCTGACGACATCGCCGAAGAGCTCTCCCGACTTCCGTCCGAGGTCATCAGCGTCAGCAACTCGCCCTCCATCGCTCCGCCGGCGTCGCTCTCGACCGATGAGGTGCGGACCATCGTGATCAGCCTGATGCTGACGATGTTCCTGGCGGCGCTTGACCAGACCATCGTGGCGACAGCGCTGCCGACCATCGGGCGCCAGTTCCACGACGTCTCGAACCTGTCCTGGGTGATCACGGCCTATCTGCTCGCCTCGACCGCGGTCGCACCGGTGTTCGGGACGCTGAGCGACATCTATGGCCGCCGCGCCATGATCATCACCTCGCTCAGCCTGTTCGTGGCCGGCTCGATCCTCTGCGCGATCGCGCCGAACATGCCGATGCTCATCCTGGCCCGCGGCCTGCAGGGCCTCGGCGGCGGCGGCATCATGCCGGTGGTGCAGACCGTGATCTCCGACGTCGTCTCACCGCGCGAGCGCGGCCAGTACCAGGCCTATTTCTCCAGCGTCTGGATGGTCGGCGGCATCCTTGGCCCCGTGATCGGCGGCGTGTTCGCCGAACATCTGCACTGGTCGATGATCTTCTGGATCAATCTGCCGCTCGCGGCTGCGGCGCTTGCGCTGCTGCTGCCGAAGATGAACAAGATCCCCGTGTTCCATCGCAAGCGCGAGGTCGACTGGCTCGGCGGCGTGCTGCTGATGGCATCTGCGGTCGTCTTCATGCTGGTGCTGACCTGGGGCGGGACCCGTTACCCATGGCTCTCGCCAACCGTCCTTGCGATGGTCGGGGCCGCCGTCGCGCTGGCATTCACCTTCGTATGGCACGCGCGCCGGGCGGACGAGCCATTCCTGCTGCTGCCGCTGCTTGGCGGAACGGTTGCACCTTACGCGCTCACGGCCGGCGGCTGTGCGCTCGGCGCGATCACTGGCCTGACCGTCCAGCTCCCGCTCTACTACGAGTCCGTCTACCGTCTCAGCGCCAGCGAGGCGGGGCTTGCGCTGATCCCGCTCGCGGCGGTCTCGACCTGCGGCGCGGCGATCGCCGGCCGCACCATGGCGCGCGCCAAGCACTACAAGCGCGTCGCCGTCGTCGGCACGTCCTGGGCCGCGCTCTGTGGCCTCGGCCTGACCTTCTTGACGCTGCCGCTGTGGGGGCTTCTGCTCCTGATGGCCGCGTTTGCGCTGGGGCTCGGCACGACCTTCCCGGTCTGCGTCGTCTCGCTGCAGAATTCGGTCGCCCGCGCCCAGGTCGGCACCATCACCGGCGCGATGAATTTCTTCCGCTCGCTGATGTCCTCGTTCGCGGTTGCGGCTTTCGCGGCCATCCTGCTGATCTCGCTGGGCGCGGACATTCCGCTTGCCGGCGAGCATCACGGCGCCATCAACGCGATCCCCTCGGCCGACATGATGGTCGCGTTCCGCTACGTGTTCGGTGCGGCGGCCGCGATGATGGCCACCGCCGCGCTCTGCCTGATCCTGATGGAGGAGCGGCCCCTGGCAGGGCCGGCGAGCGCTCAGCCCGTCGAGATGGCGGAGTAG
- a CDS encoding PBP1A family penicillin-binding protein, whose amino-acid sequence MRQIIPPHWKTRIRNFFLDLDARIDSSLFSSAKGIRELYERYSTFMDRFYVGRWKRWVFIEPLSEAATLGLGGLVVLLALAIPAFRETADEDWLKKSDLAVTFLDRYGNPIGSRGIKHNDSIPLEDFPDVLIKATLATEDRRFYDHFGIDIAGTARALLTNAQAGGVRQGGSSITQQLAKNLFLSNERTIERKINEAFLAIWLEWRLTKNEILKLYLDRAYMGGGTFGVDGAAHFYFNKSARDVNLAEAAMLAGLFKAPTKYAPHINLPAARARANVVLDNLVDAGFMTEGQVFGARRNPAFAVDRRDENSPNYYLDYAFDEMRKLVDTFPKSYTERVFVVRTAIDTNVQKAAEEAIENQLRQFGRDYHATQAATVVADLDGGIRAMVGGRDYGASQFNRATDAYRQPGSSFKPYVYTTALLNGYTPNSVIVDGPVCIGNWCPQNYGHSYSGSVTLTQAITRSINVVPVKLSIEIGRREQPKAPNPAKIGRAKIVEVARRFGIKAPLPDTPSLPIGSDEVTVLEHAVAYATFPNRGKAVTPHAVLEVRTGAGDLVWRWDRDGPKPRQAIPPNTAADMAGMMSHVVSEGTARRAALDGIPTAGKTGTTNAYRDAWFVGYTGNFTCAVWYGNDDYSPTNRMTGGSLPAQTWHDIMVAAHQGVEVREIPGIGMGQKLPPQPMAANAQANAAPKVLETKPGPPPVLTKRGADILVHVEKLLDEAAKTATKTTSDDTTKPAKPASSSSALAFPQNYAAEENASSSAPRKN is encoded by the coding sequence GTGCGCCAGATCATACCACCGCATTGGAAGACCAGGATCCGGAATTTCTTCCTGGATCTCGATGCGCGCATCGACTCCTCGCTGTTCTCCTCGGCCAAGGGCATCCGCGAGCTCTATGAGCGCTACTCGACCTTCATGGATCGCTTCTATGTCGGGCGGTGGAAGCGGTGGGTGTTCATCGAGCCGCTGTCGGAAGCCGCGACCCTCGGGCTCGGCGGCCTGGTGGTGCTGCTCGCGCTCGCCATCCCCGCCTTCCGCGAGACGGCGGACGAGGACTGGCTGAAGAAATCCGATCTCGCGGTGACGTTCCTCGACCGCTACGGCAACCCGATCGGCAGCCGCGGCATCAAGCACAACGACTCGATCCCGCTGGAAGACTTTCCGGATGTGCTGATCAAGGCGACGCTCGCGACCGAAGACCGCCGCTTCTACGACCATTTCGGCATCGACATCGCCGGTACCGCGCGCGCCCTCCTCACCAACGCCCAGGCCGGCGGCGTGCGCCAGGGCGGCTCCTCGATCACCCAGCAGCTCGCCAAGAACCTGTTCCTGAGCAACGAGCGTACCATCGAGCGCAAGATCAACGAGGCGTTCCTCGCGATCTGGCTGGAATGGCGCCTGACCAAAAACGAGATCCTTAAGCTGTATCTCGACCGCGCCTATATGGGCGGCGGCACCTTCGGCGTCGACGGCGCGGCGCATTTCTACTTCAACAAGTCGGCACGCGACGTGAACCTCGCGGAAGCCGCCATGCTCGCCGGCCTGTTCAAGGCCCCGACCAAATACGCCCCGCACATCAACCTGCCTGCCGCCCGCGCCCGCGCCAACGTCGTGCTCGACAACCTCGTCGATGCCGGCTTCATGACCGAGGGCCAGGTGTTCGGCGCCCGCCGCAACCCGGCCTTCGCGGTCGACCGGCGCGACGAGAACTCGCCGAACTACTATCTCGACTACGCCTTCGACGAGATGCGCAAGCTCGTCGACACTTTCCCGAAGTCGTATACCGAGCGTGTCTTCGTGGTCCGGACCGCGATCGACACCAACGTGCAGAAGGCCGCCGAAGAGGCGATCGAGAACCAGCTTCGCCAGTTCGGCCGCGACTACCACGCCACGCAGGCGGCGACCGTCGTCGCCGATCTCGATGGCGGCATCCGCGCCATGGTCGGGGGCCGCGACTACGGTGCGAGCCAGTTCAACCGCGCCACCGACGCCTACCGCCAGCCCGGCTCGTCGTTCAAGCCTTACGTCTACACCACCGCGCTGCTGAACGGTTACACGCCGAACTCGGTCATCGTCGACGGCCCGGTCTGCATCGGCAACTGGTGCCCGCAGAACTATGGCCATTCCTATTCCGGCTCGGTGACGCTGACCCAGGCGATCACGCGCTCGATCAACGTGGTGCCGGTGAAGCTGTCGATCGAGATCGGCCGGAGGGAGCAGCCGAAGGCGCCGAATCCGGCCAAGATCGGCCGCGCCAAGATCGTCGAGGTGGCCCGCCGCTTCGGCATCAAGGCCCCCCTGCCCGACACGCCGTCGCTGCCGATCGGCTCCGACGAGGTCACCGTGCTCGAGCATGCGGTGGCCTACGCGACCTTCCCGAACAGGGGCAAGGCCGTCACGCCGCATGCGGTGCTGGAGGTGCGCACGGGTGCCGGCGATCTGGTCTGGCGCTGGGACCGCGACGGTCCCAAGCCGCGGCAGGCCATTCCACCGAATACCGCCGCCGACATGGCCGGCATGATGAGCCACGTCGTCAGCGAGGGTACCGCGCGCCGCGCCGCGCTCGACGGCATTCCGACCGCGGGCAAGACCGGCACCACCAACGCCTATCGCGACGCCTGGTTCGTCGGTTACACCGGCAACTTCACCTGCGCGGTCTGGTACGGCAATGACGACTACTCGCCGACCAACCGCATGACCGGCGGCTCGCTGCCGGCGCAAACCTGGCATGACATCATGGTCGCCGCCCATCAGGGCGTCGAGGTCAGGGAGATTCCCGGCATCGGCATGGGCCAGAAGCTGCCGCCGCAGCCGATGGCCGCCAACGCGCAGGCCAATGCGGCGCCGAAGGTGCTGGAGACCAAGCCCGGCCCGCCGCCGGTGCTGACCAAGCGCGGCGCCGATATCCTGGTGCACGTCGAGAAGCTGCTCGACGAGGCGGCCAAGACCGCGACCAAAACGACATCCGACGACACGACGAAGCCGGCCAAGCCCGCCTCCTCGTCGAGCGCGCTCGCCTTCCCGCAGAATTACGCGGCGGAAGAGAATGCAAGCTCGTCCGCCCCACGCAAGAACTGA
- a CDS encoding extracellular solute-binding protein, whose product MNTPSRVTRRRLLKDTGLALLAAGSAPVLSTPFISRAMADTKTLSIVQWSHFVPAYDKWFDNFARDWGTQNHIEVTVDHIPVADVAARAAAEASAGSGHDLFGWNGAGGAHLYRKFLVDVTDLVESVEKKYGKITVIGRQIGYNQDDKTWSAFPDYYINFPVMYRKSLWDGIGVVPDTWDNVRIGGAKLKQKGNPVGISLGHSNDPNTTWRGLLWSYGGAFQDESGKHVVLDSKETVEAVKFVAALYKEAMTAEVLSWSDASNNQYIDSGVSSLIINPISAYRTAQQLNKKVADDIFVMKPPKGPVRQIMGGAAEFYGIWKFAKNKETALEFLKYYADNWIEAFKASSGYNNPTFANIVPKPMPLLSDDPTSTPRDKLSVLQTSDEWSAVPGYPGPAWPATDEIYNNFIVCDMMAKAATGAMTAEQAVKWAAQQCEAIFDKWLHRS is encoded by the coding sequence ATGAACACGCCCAGTCGTGTCACGCGACGCCGGCTCCTGAAGGACACGGGGCTCGCCCTTCTCGCAGCCGGTTCAGCACCGGTACTTTCGACACCATTCATCTCCCGCGCCATGGCCGACACAAAAACGCTGTCCATCGTGCAGTGGAGTCACTTCGTGCCGGCCTATGATAAATGGTTCGACAATTTCGCCAGGGATTGGGGAACCCAGAACCACATCGAAGTCACAGTCGACCATATCCCCGTTGCAGACGTTGCCGCACGCGCTGCCGCCGAGGCATCGGCCGGATCCGGCCACGATCTGTTCGGGTGGAACGGAGCCGGCGGCGCGCACCTCTACCGCAAGTTCCTCGTCGATGTGACGGACCTCGTCGAGTCGGTGGAGAAGAAATACGGCAAGATCACCGTCATCGGACGGCAGATCGGCTACAACCAGGACGACAAGACGTGGTCCGCATTCCCCGACTACTACATCAATTTCCCGGTGATGTACCGCAAGAGCCTGTGGGACGGGATCGGGGTGGTGCCCGACACGTGGGACAATGTGCGGATCGGCGGCGCGAAGCTGAAACAGAAGGGCAACCCGGTCGGGATTTCGCTCGGCCACAGCAACGACCCCAATACGACCTGGCGCGGCCTGCTCTGGAGCTATGGCGGCGCATTCCAGGACGAGAGCGGAAAGCATGTGGTGCTCGACAGCAAGGAGACGGTCGAGGCGGTCAAATTCGTCGCGGCCCTCTACAAGGAAGCGATGACGGCGGAAGTGCTCTCATGGAGTGACGCCAGCAACAATCAGTACATCGACTCCGGCGTCAGCTCGCTGATCATCAACCCGATCTCCGCCTATCGGACGGCACAGCAGCTCAACAAGAAAGTTGCTGACGACATCTTCGTGATGAAGCCGCCCAAAGGCCCCGTTCGTCAGATCATGGGCGGTGCCGCCGAGTTCTATGGCATCTGGAAGTTCGCCAAGAACAAGGAGACGGCGCTCGAGTTCCTGAAATACTACGCCGACAACTGGATCGAAGCCTTCAAGGCCAGCTCGGGTTACAACAACCCCACCTTCGCCAACATCGTCCCAAAACCGATGCCGCTGTTGTCCGACGATCCGACGTCGACACCACGTGACAAGCTGTCTGTGCTGCAGACCTCCGACGAATGGTCCGCCGTGCCCGGCTATCCCGGACCGGCATGGCCAGCCACTGACGAGATCTACAACAACTTCATCGTCTGCGACATGATGGCGAAAGCTGCGACCGGAGCAATGACTGCCGAACAGGCTGTCAAATGGGCCGCACAGCAATGCGAGGCCATCTTCGACAAGTGGCTGCACAGATCGTGA
- a CDS encoding carbohydrate ABC transporter permease, giving the protein MRRALLNVAGESAFYSAVAAFVVLTAFPFYWMLITSLKSNPDLYNVTNIPFWFNETPTLEHFQYLFEQTLFARWLLNSLIIGLCVVAITLIAALPAGYSLARMVGRNGEALGIGIFLTYLVPPTLLFLPLSRIVASLGLQNSMWSLVLVYPTFTIPFCTWLLMGFFKAMPVEIEEAAIVDGCSLFGAFVRMVLPLSLPAILTAVIFTFTLTLQEFVYALTFISASAQKPVTLGVATDLVRGDIFFWGEIMAGALIASIPVAIAYNLFLDRFISGITGGAVK; this is encoded by the coding sequence GTGCGCCGTGCTCTCCTCAACGTCGCGGGCGAGAGCGCCTTCTACAGCGCGGTGGCGGCCTTCGTCGTTCTGACCGCCTTTCCGTTCTACTGGATGCTGATCACCTCGTTGAAGAGCAATCCCGATCTCTACAACGTCACCAACATTCCGTTCTGGTTCAACGAGACGCCGACGCTCGAGCACTTCCAATATCTGTTCGAGCAGACGCTGTTCGCGCGCTGGCTCCTCAACTCGCTGATCATCGGTCTCTGCGTCGTCGCGATCACGCTCATCGCCGCACTGCCGGCCGGCTATAGCCTGGCGCGGATGGTCGGCCGGAACGGCGAGGCGCTCGGCATCGGCATTTTCCTGACCTATCTCGTTCCGCCGACCCTTCTGTTCCTGCCACTCTCGCGCATCGTCGCATCGCTTGGCTTGCAGAATTCGATGTGGTCGCTGGTGTTGGTCTACCCGACCTTCACGATCCCATTCTGCACCTGGCTATTGATGGGATTCTTCAAGGCGATGCCGGTCGAAATCGAGGAGGCGGCGATCGTCGACGGTTGCAGCCTGTTCGGCGCTTTCGTCAGGATGGTCCTCCCGCTGTCCCTGCCAGCCATTCTGACAGCGGTGATTTTCACCTTCACGCTGACCTTGCAGGAATTCGTCTATGCGCTGACGTTCATCTCCGCTTCGGCGCAGAAGCCGGTTACGCTCGGTGTCGCCACCGATCTGGTTCGCGGCGACATCTTCTTCTGGGGCGAGATCATGGCCGGCGCGCTGATTGCCAGCATCCCCGTTGCCATCGCCTATAACCTGTTCCTTGATCGCTTCATCTCCGGCATCACAGGCGGCGCCGTCAAATAG
- a CDS encoding sugar ABC transporter permease: MVTIAEPIAKPASRYRFILDRRDVLGSVMVAPAILYVLLLVGLPFLLAVYYSVSAYTIYDPTWRFVGLSNFRQIVSNPVFQETLGNTFLFTFGSQLLGLVLGKFGALLLMRPFPGRKIVRALIILPWAVPIALATVAWEWMFDSLYSVINWTLIAIGVITRSEAPNWLGNPHLAMLCVIVVNAWRFFPFAVVIFLAGMTSIPQDVIDAATVDGAGFWRRNYQIVLPMILPIVAVGLIFGIVFTFTDLSIVFLLTNGGPVGATSVLGFEGFQVGIVSGDVSHGAAISLFMLPVLFFVVVGMLRFIRRREI, translated from the coding sequence ATGGTCACGATCGCCGAACCAATCGCCAAGCCGGCATCGCGCTACCGCTTCATCCTGGACCGACGCGACGTGCTCGGCAGCGTCATGGTCGCGCCCGCGATCCTCTACGTGCTTCTGCTTGTCGGCCTGCCGTTCCTCCTCGCGGTCTACTACTCGGTCAGCGCCTATACGATCTACGATCCGACCTGGCGCTTCGTGGGCCTTTCGAATTTCAGGCAGATCGTCAGTAACCCGGTCTTTCAGGAAACGCTGGGCAATACCTTTCTCTTCACCTTCGGATCCCAGCTTCTCGGACTCGTGCTCGGCAAGTTCGGTGCGCTGCTGCTGATGCGACCGTTCCCTGGCCGCAAGATCGTCCGGGCCCTGATCATCCTGCCGTGGGCCGTGCCCATCGCACTCGCCACCGTTGCCTGGGAGTGGATGTTCGATTCGCTCTACAGCGTCATCAACTGGACGCTGATCGCGATCGGCGTCATCACCCGCTCCGAGGCGCCAAACTGGCTCGGCAACCCGCATTTGGCGATGCTGTGCGTGATCGTCGTGAATGCCTGGCGGTTCTTTCCATTCGCGGTCGTCATCTTCCTGGCCGGCATGACCTCGATCCCGCAAGACGTCATTGATGCCGCGACGGTTGATGGCGCCGGCTTCTGGCGGCGCAACTACCAGATCGTCCTGCCGATGATCCTGCCCATTGTCGCAGTTGGCCTCATCTTCGGCATCGTGTTCACCTTCACCGACCTTTCCATCGTGTTTCTCTTGACCAATGGCGGTCCGGTCGGCGCAACCTCCGTGCTGGGGTTCGAGGGTTTCCAGGTCGGCATCGTCTCCGGCGACGTGTCGCATGGCGCCGCCATCTCGTTGTTCATGCTGCCGGTGCTGTTCTTCGTGGTGGTCGGCATGCTGCGCTTCATCCGGCGGCGGGAGATCTGA
- a CDS encoding YcgN family cysteine cluster protein, which translates to MTAARKKPSDQDGFFWKTKTLDEMSEVEWESLCDGCGRCCLNKLEDEDTGRIYFTHVGCKLLDAGTCACKDYPNRSDKVPDCVRLTPANVRTLNWLPPSCGYKLVAEGRDLYWWHPLVSGDPNTVHEAGVSVRGRVEGSEEDIPDEELEDHIVQWPALLPKRARLKRRPKD; encoded by the coding sequence ATGACCGCAGCTCGCAAAAAGCCTTCAGACCAGGACGGATTTTTCTGGAAAACCAAGACGTTGGACGAGATGTCTGAGGTCGAATGGGAGAGCCTTTGCGACGGCTGCGGCCGCTGCTGCCTGAACAAGCTCGAGGATGAGGATACCGGGCGGATCTACTTCACGCATGTCGGCTGCAAGCTGCTCGATGCCGGGACATGCGCCTGCAAGGACTATCCGAATCGCTCGGACAAGGTTCCGGACTGCGTTCGCCTGACCCCGGCCAATGTCCGCACCCTGAACTGGCTGCCGCCGAGCTGCGGCTACAAGCTCGTCGCCGAGGGACGTGATCTCTATTGGTGGCATCCCCTGGTCTCCGGCGATCCCAACACCGTTCACGAGGCTGGCGTCTCCGTCCGTGGCCGGGTTGAGGGCAGCGAGGAGGACATCCCGGACGAGGAGCTCGAGGATCACATCGTGCAATGGCCGGCGCTGCTGCCGAAACGGGCACGCCTCAAACGACGTCCGAAGGACTGA
- a CDS encoding ABC transporter ATP-binding protein, producing MAAVSARNIFKKFDDVLAVNGITLTVPDGEFMVLLGPSGCGKTTFLRIVCGLERQTSGDLVIGGNLVNDVPPRARGVAMMFQSYGLYPHYTVRNNIAFPLKTQHVRRADIERKVSWAASLLGISHLLDRRPRQLSGGERQRVALARALVREPTALLLDEPLSNLDAKMRASARHEIRQFQQRVGITTIYVTHDQVEAMGMGDRIAVIDRGQIRQVGTPVEIYEDPADRFVATFVGTPPMNLLARNGGYLGFRPENFLPREMVNGADAEEFSFRIDRSEYLGSERIVYGAVEGFDPTQVIAAKLPPAHVAEESIRPGEWHRFAIRRGALRYFDADGKRTMSH from the coding sequence ATGGCCGCAGTGTCTGCAAGAAATATTTTCAAGAAGTTCGACGACGTTCTCGCGGTCAACGGCATTACGCTCACGGTGCCGGACGGCGAATTCATGGTCCTGCTCGGGCCATCCGGCTGCGGGAAGACGACTTTCCTGCGCATCGTCTGCGGCCTCGAGCGGCAGACGAGCGGCGATCTCGTGATCGGCGGCAACCTCGTCAACGACGTACCGCCCCGCGCGCGGGGCGTGGCCATGATGTTCCAGAGCTACGGGCTTTATCCGCACTACACGGTACGCAACAACATCGCCTTTCCGCTGAAGACGCAGCACGTTCGCCGCGCAGACATCGAGAGGAAGGTGAGCTGGGCGGCGAGCCTGCTCGGGATCTCGCATCTGCTTGATCGCCGGCCACGCCAGCTCTCCGGCGGCGAGCGCCAGCGTGTCGCGCTCGCGCGCGCTCTCGTGCGCGAGCCGACGGCGCTGCTCCTCGACGAGCCGTTGTCCAATTTGGACGCCAAGATGCGCGCCTCGGCGCGCCATGAAATCCGACAATTCCAGCAACGCGTCGGGATCACGACCATCTACGTGACACACGACCAGGTGGAGGCAATGGGCATGGGCGACCGCATTGCCGTGATCGACCGTGGGCAGATCCGGCAGGTGGGAACGCCGGTGGAGATCTATGAAGACCCGGCCGACCGTTTCGTCGCAACCTTTGTCGGCACGCCGCCGATGAACCTGCTGGCGCGCAACGGCGGGTATCTCGGCTTTCGGCCCGAGAACTTTCTCCCCAGGGAAATGGTCAATGGCGCCGATGCGGAGGAGTTCTCATTCCGGATCGATCGTTCCGAATATCTCGGCTCGGAGCGCATCGTCTATGGCGCGGTCGAGGGCTTCGATCCGACGCAGGTGATCGCGGCGAAGCTGCCCCCGGCACATGTCGCCGAGGAAAGCATTCGTCCTGGCGAGTGGCACCGTTTTGCCATCCGCCGCGGCGCATTGCGGTATTTCGATGCGGACGGCAAGCGGACGATGTCTCACTAG
- a CDS encoding DUF1214 domain-containing protein produces the protein MRLILITLTALLLATVVGVGATWMTTTRGTDIGALTIGAWTARPRTGTADVDPYSRATIVRNGELPIGTGDGVAFTATADDKNKALDGRCDVVVSGVTPPARFWTLTLYDRKGHLVANSLQRYGFTSQEIVRGSDGSFEIHIASRSRAGNWLPTGGIERYALMLRLYDTPVGVATRTQRDAPMPTITTVGCS, from the coding sequence GTGCGGCTGATCCTGATCACATTGACGGCGCTTCTGCTCGCGACCGTCGTCGGCGTCGGGGCGACGTGGATGACCACGACGCGGGGCACCGATATCGGCGCACTGACCATCGGCGCCTGGACTGCGCGCCCCAGAACCGGCACCGCCGACGTCGATCCCTATTCGCGCGCCACCATCGTGCGCAACGGCGAGCTGCCGATCGGCACCGGTGACGGCGTGGCGTTCACGGCGACCGCCGACGACAAGAACAAGGCGCTCGACGGCCGCTGCGATGTCGTCGTTTCCGGCGTGACGCCGCCGGCGCGGTTCTGGACACTGACGCTTTACGACCGCAAGGGCCACCTCGTCGCCAACTCGCTGCAGCGCTACGGCTTCACCAGCCAGGAGATCGTCCGCGGGTCCGACGGCTCGTTCGAAATCCACATCGCCTCGCGCTCGCGCGCGGGCAACTGGCTGCCGACCGGCGGCATCGAGCGCTACGCGCTGATGCTTCGCCTCTACGACACGCCGGTGGGTGTTGCGACGCGCACCCAGCGCGATGCGCCGATGCCCACGATCACGACGGTGGGCTGCTCATGA